ttttactcatttcaagagtaaatcaaaatccttttcattttcaaaggttaacaataaccttgaaaatgctctccgagtatcaacttcatcaaagttgggttaactacccttctaatcgaagttgacactctctaacccatctaaggggtagagaaaatgctcctaggaacccaaaacctattggtgctcctagataccttcctagtgaccttgttaggcttcttaaagtccttggtcatcttttctaggtcagctctagggatttcttcccttgtgactttctttgtgactttcttagacttcttagaagtcttagtcacgtttgttgttgcaaaaatacttctagagataacttcccttgtatttttaacTTGACCACTAGGcgtagggttagttccataactatatggaactctatggtaagaaggctcatcctttttgattttaggtttgtatcccaaatctctatagccattggatggtttTTGTGCTcttagacctaggttttgactctttaacccttgtgtattatttgtgatttttctaagagacctctttaatttatcaagtcttgacctcaagacttgattttctctccataactcctcaaccttagattttttattaaatccttgagcatttttatttctaggcttataactatggtccttagtgttattgcctaaacttttacctaccttcctaaccctaggtgtgatagtcttagcatggagagccatatgttttttttttaatgttatcatgcttcctattcttatggtaaatagaattaaaatgatataaatttgaattagcatgctttttaccattatttaatggggtaggctcaacaaatgatacctttcattttaccttggaggctcccccgagagttgtgcttcctccttgagccttgaccgcttctTCTCCTTTGGACATTGTAACAACCCAACTTTTCTCAttccgagtcctaatagtacttaaaaatatttagaaatgctttagaaaaattctagagatttttagaaatttttagagtatttttatgtaatttttagaggtcgtttggtatttttaccaaaaggaagaagttggaAAAAATGGGggggttcgaacccgcgacctccgacccaactcgagtcttaagcgaagcgtgatagccaagtgcccaagctGGCGTTGCTGATCAAATAGAGGTCGGAattatatttaagcagtagttagataataGAATGCCCTAGTTATAAAAACAGGACTTAATTTTCCCGAGacctaattcctctcttcccttctcTCGCGCGCGTCGTTCTCTGTTCGGGCGAAAACAAGAAGACGGAtctagggcttcgtcttcggcggccgacgagcaccttTCTCCGTGAGGTCTTCACACCTTCGTGaacccctcgtcgagaagagcaagtAGATACAAAGAGATCGTTGAGGAAGCACATCTCCAAAACCCTAGAAgctccccttcggttgtaagtccaagaacaccaaggtaagttgctactcacctgcagtaggatagctccaaggtttattccttgttcccgaagctttgcatgaaaccTTAGAGTTTGCTTGTAGGTGAATTGATGAGGTATTGTTGTCTCACAGCATGCCTCAAGAGTCGTACTTCCTTTTTATTTCATAGCACACCCTCaagagttgtatttcttttgttacTATTCTTTTTGTCAAGCTAGGAcaacccttatatttagcatacaaTTTTGGATTCCTTGTTACTGTTGTGAGCATGAAATAGTCTTCATATATAGGAGCATGCAGATTTAGGTTCTTACTTTGCCACGGTACTGAGCATGAATGATTGTTTAGCCTTGCAGTTTTCTGTTTATGGTTCCTTTGTGGCTTTAGTGAGCATGAACAACCCTACCATGAACATGCAGATTTAATTAATTCCATGCtatccaatgagtatgagcagttttattttagagcatGCAATTACAGAATTTATGCTACTTTCATGAACCTGAACAGCTTCTCATTTTGTGCATGTAGTCCTAGATTTTCTGTgccatttaataagcatgaataGCCATGAATTTTGGTGGAGTGTTTTTGTGTTCCATTAAACCctttttgaggattatgagtagctataagtaagaaaagaccaaggtcttgataggattcctaaattttaagaattgggatcagcagcacaccaagtgctcaaagaaatgccaagacattttattataagaatattaaaagataacaagtattttatttttaaaaaggctagtacccgacttccaaggttgtcgttaaacaaatccaggtgaccaattccaaggtcttggccctggtaagaccaaggtctttaccctcgtaggactgatgactagctaccacagtctctattagggagagcACATTGGTACTAAgactgggcccaagagaagctttattattattttgaagtattaaactgTATGTATTTGAACTAGCAAAGCAAGTGTCATAAAAGTTTAATTCAGCaagttagcttctttattttcaaGTTCAGCAAGTTAGAATTGATGGTTTCTTTTAGCACTGCAAACCTTAGTTTGATTGCTACTTTCGTGAAGCATTGcagatattaatttttaattagcagatttctagatttctttgctattagaattacatgagtagattttctagttttcatttgctattattaagCACGTGCAGCTTTTATTtgccatgagttgagcatgaccagttttCTTTACTAtcagatatacatgagcagattctttagttttcatttgctattgattcgagcatgagcagtattgattcttatttctaattcCTTGCTATTAGTTGAGCTTGAGTAATTTTCCTTGCTatcagatgagcatgagcagcttctctgttaaagcattcagtttctagtttctttttgaatacatgcatatccgagttttgtgagttagatagcgcttactaaataattttgcttatagattgcatttcctcttactgcagataaaggaaaggaagagctatagcaaaggaaggcgacaaggaggtgttagatgatgtgtgatgccaggactatgggagagacttggggcattattaagtttccgtgttttagtggataagaaatatttgagattgtaccttatattctatgtcatttgagattattcttgttttagattgcatgctaagatgagttcagtttagtaagtaggtacttttgtggttgcattgagatatagtttcacatgtttatgttattatgagttatatgtgcatgttctgAATTTGAAGTATTGCATTGTATTTTAGTCTTGCCGAACTGCATATACTCTGTCGAAATTTcaagttttctggaaaaaaaaaaattaagtacagtttgctatactagttaagtaagaatctatagtagATATGTAACAGTCACCTTTAgggagtagtgagaagggtggtcgttacagacattggctccggtaatgtcccttttgattgcaagaaaagcacataatgtgctcctttctcttctttattccgggagcggtctccttgggcttctccttgccctttggtgccacttggctcttcttcttggttAATTTAGGgtatttgctcttgtagtgcccatgttccctacactcaaaatatataatgtgatttttatttttaattgaactagttataccttcatgtgtagggatgacacttgatcctcctttTGATCTGGAGGTAgttgcttcctcttgatctgacactgatgctcctccaatagatttgactcgacttgtggaggtggaagcttcttcatcctcttcatctcttgacctggatgtggagacttctttttcttcttgatccggtgtcaatgaaaatcgctccccctcaatcctagaggtggaggcttcatcatcttcatcttgtacatggaacaaagagtatgctccctctttgctcttttcattgcatttctttgaagatgaggcttcttggacttcttcttcggaagttgagcatctctcaacttcggagtccacttcctcttgatcttgacccacggagtcaccctctttgtattcttcttgaattggtatagtggaggggatctcatgaatcgttgtcaatttgctccaaaactccttggcatctttgaattctctgacttgagccaaaatattgcttggcaataaattgaccaatagcttggtcactttgtcatttgtctcgcttctttgaatttgctcttggctccatttgctcttctttaagatcttgccttttgaattctttggagcttcgaagccttctattagagcaaaccattgctctatctccaccatcaagaaattctcgatccttgatctccaaagatcgaagctcatcattgtgaatggtggagacacccttgtatcgaatccaagtccgtcttgaaattccatcttgaagttgagccctttttgaattctttgacttgatgaatttgcttcaaacttcttcaccctctagcttcttgccccttccggcgatgattccgatgaagagcgacctcgctctgataccacttgttgggaccgaaatgtagctagagggggggggtgaatagctcggcgcgagaTAAcgggaaatacaaagaaacaacactcaacgctaacactagggatttacttggtatccatctcaagaagaggtgactaatccaaggatccacacactcacgcaccctccactatttAAACACTCCTttttcagtaactaccgaaggcggagaaaccctacaatactctcaatacaataagaaacaaagagaagcaaatacaagggaaagcttacacgatttacacaataaaccctaaccctagcgtcttcttcttgttgtagattcgcctcttgacttggaaatacctccaagaaccttcaagatctggcgtgagagtgACTGTGAAGAAGCTCTGTGGTCACTGTTATCGTTTGAGAAGAACGCCAAGAGATATGTGGAGAGAAatgctcgccaacagctaaatacgacgccaacggttgaatcccaatcgattggattgctcccaatcgattggggaggctttggatcgatcgaccgatcgatccagagcgcctttgtaCTCCtggaaattgcctggatcgatcggctaatcgatccagggcttatcgtgcaaaatcgcagctcccaatcgatcagccgatcgattggaggctcccaatcgatcgaccgatcgattgggaggctttctgtgcgatcggcgattctcccaatcgatctactaatcgattaggaggaagcttatcgtggggactcacccaatcgatcggccgatcgattgggcatgagtcaatcaatcagctgatcgatccagctcatgatttttgcccaaaaccaactCCAAAGTCCTCCAAACGAACATCCGGtcaactatgacctgttggtacatcatgtctcgcatctggtcacccttgacctgccaggacttcctcaccaagtgtccggtcaatacctttgacccacttggacttttctcctcgtgccaagtgtccagtcatccttgatccacttggacttttctccacgaggtgtccgatcagccttgatccacctggattttccatgcctgacttcactcaccaggacttcccttctacctagcttcactcactaggactttctatctgcctggcctcactcaccaggactttctttctgcctagcttcactcactaggactttccatctgcctagcttcattcactaggacttctcatctgcctgacttcactcaccaggactttccatctgcctagcttcacttactaggactttccttctgcctagcttgactcactaggactttccttctgcccagcttcactcactaggactttccatctgcctagcttcactcactaggacttctcatctgcctgacttcactcaccaggactttccatctacctagcttcactcactaggactttccttctgcctaggttcactcactatgacttctcatctgcctggcttcactcaccaggactttccatctgcctagtttcactcattaggactttcattttgcctaacttcactcactaggacttctcatctgcctggcttcactcaccaggactttccatctgcctagcttcactcactaggactttccttctgcctgacttcactcactaggactttccttctgcctagcttcactcactaggactttccagtcaagtatccagtcaatgttgacctacttgactctccttcacaatctctccacatgaacaattgcacctgcaatctccatgtgttgtctatatgtattgtcaaatatcgaaatctaaatatcaagactcgagcttgagtcaattcaagctcagtcaacaaggtcaatcttgacctagggaatattgcaccaacatctagaagctctagactccctCCCAGCTCCATTTTGTTCCAAATTACGTCCTATCAATCGAAATAAGTTCAGAATAGATCTCTGAATTGAATagtagataatatatatatatatatatatatatatatatatatatatatatatatatatatatatatatatataaaaatagaattcAAAAAGTAACGTCTATTCTGAAAGGTAAAGATAGAAGAGCATATGCTACATTGAGAGACTCCTGAGATGACGGATTTATGATTCTGTTTAGGTTGGATATCTCCGTTATGATGAAGCAATACAACATTTAATGGATTCACAGGGTATAACGTTTGAAACTCAACCGGGGCAAGGACATACCTTTCAGTGGATATCGACTACGGGCAAATTACCGTGCGTGTTAAACTAGGAAGGAGAGTCGTCTGTCTCCGAAATTAATCGGTCCAAGGATTTGAATATGGATTAAAAAAATGGATATATATGCACCAATCATCTTTCCAACCGACTAGGATAGGTCTGTGGGCACCAACATTGGTGTCATATTTACCTCTTGcatcctcaagtttttcaaacaaTATTCCCTTTTCGTTTATTTAGATTAATAATTATGCTcctatttattttaattacatttgattagaatttaattcaaaataaaataaaattattttaaaaagttttcatcacttaaatatctattttatattaatttttgattcactaattaatatattttatgatAAGCAACtcctaaaataaaatatttatcttttacttttattaattaagtaaaattaactttaaacggCCGAGGCTAGAAAATGTCCCTATAATCTACAGTGGTGTTGAAATCTCAGAGATAAAGCAGAAAAAATAAAGCCAATCGGTTTACAGTGTCTTAAATGGCTAAAATCTTATCCATTCATTTAGGGATGCAGGGCTGAGGCTGAGGCTGAGGTTGAGACTGAGGGCTGAGGCAACGAGTGGAACTGAAGATGAAAATGAATAAAATTCGAAAGAGGAACAAGCTTCCGCAGACGAAATTAAAGAGTGTTTATGGCTACCACTGCTTTTCTTGCTCCAAGTGGCTTCTCCATCCAGAGATTGTCAGCATATGGCGAAGCACGGGGGAGGAAGAAAGCATGCTCTATAAGAGCCCAGCAGCAACAGCAGCTGAAACAGGAACGAGAACAGCAAAGTCAAACACTAAGCGAAGGAAAGTTGCCGgggaagcagcagcagcagcaagggGGAGGAGCAAGGGTGCAGCAGCAGCAGCCATCGCCGCCACAGTCAATGGCGAAGAGCAAGAACATGAGCAGAGAGTACGGAGGGCAGTGGCTGAGCTGCTGTACCCGCCATGTGAGGATATACGCTGCCTACATTGATCCCGTTACTCATGCCTTCGACCAGACGCAGATGGACAAGCTCACCCTCCTTCTCGATCCCACCGACGAGTTCGTGTGGACGCCCGATACCTGTCAAAAGGTCTACGCCTACTTCCAAGAACTCGTCGATCATTATGAGGTACGTACGTGTATTCGTACTTAACAAGTCCATTACCGTCCTGTCTAACCTTGTTGAGCAAGCAAGAGATTCAGGAACTTTTTTAGCTAATACATTTCACGTTAGGCAGAGCAGGATCTAACCAATTTTTAGCTTATTTAAATGAGACAAATGTAAAAGTTCACCCACTTGACTTTTGTGAAACTCAAAGAATGAGTAGAATATGAGTAGTAGAAAACACAGCTCACGCACGCACTTGAATTCTTCACACCAATCGCACGAGATGAAACCAAATGTTGCCTTCTCAACGGTAACCCCATCACACTATCTACTGTGAATTTCTGGAGCTTCAACTTTAATGTTGATTTGACAAAATTGCCAAATGACCATTATCTGTCTACAAAATAAGTTCTTGGGACTCCATTTCATCAGAGGTTACATGTACAAGTCAAATACAACAATCACCATTTACGTAGATGGATTAAGTTCGCTCATCAAAGTTGGCCAACAAACAAAACTCCAAGATGCTAGACATTGAACCAAGCATTGCCTATGGTGCCAAAAAGATCCCCTAGGATTGTCCGGATAATCTCTAAcctgaacaagaagaagagacactGGGGCTAGATAATCGGTTATGTAAGATATAAGAACAATGCTCACTAGGGTACTTCCTACCAAGGGTCCAATCCTCAAGATACTTTAGTGATAAGACCATCCTAAAAATCTCTGACAAGGCTTATTGGAACAAAGCTGAAAACTGAGATAAGATGGGATAGTTGTTGGACAGGGTATCAAAAAAATCCAAACTAAAGCCATCCTCAAAGTTAAGATAATGAAAGCTTGTAGTATAATAATACTGTAAAGGGTTTTGCTCTTGAGAACAGCAAGGTATCATTTACATATAGAACCAAGACTTAGAGCAACTCCTATTAAGGTCCTTGGCCTAACCATGGAGTAAT
This region of Zingiber officinale cultivar Zhangliang chromosome 9A, Zo_v1.1, whole genome shotgun sequence genomic DNA includes:
- the LOC122018537 gene encoding NAD(P)H-quinone oxidoreductase subunit M, chloroplastic-like; amino-acid sequence: MATTAFLAPSGFSIQRLSAYGEARGRKKACSIRAQQQQQLKQEREQQSQTLSEGKLPGKQQQQQGGGARVQQQQPSPPQSMAKSKNMSREYGGQWLSCCTRHVRIYAAYIDPVTHAFDQTQMDKLTLLLDPTDEFVWTPDTCQKVYAYFQELVDHYEGAPLSEYTLRLVGSDIEHFIRKLLYDGEIKYNMNCKVLNFSMGKPRVKFNNKM